The Aeromicrobium yanjiei genome includes a region encoding these proteins:
- the trpA gene encoding tryptophan synthase subunit alpha — translation MSAIDELFARTRSEDRAALVGYLPAGFPSKELSVRAIEAMVEGGVDLVEVGLPYSDPVMDGPVIQAAADQALLGGTRPADVLDVVRASAATGAPTVVMTYWNPVERYGVDRFAADLAAAGGSGLITPDLIPDEGAEWVAASHAHGLDRIFLVAPSSTDERLQMTVEAASGFVYATAVMGVTGARDQTSSLGEELVGRVKKVTDKPVGVGLGVSNGAQAHEIAAYADAVIVGSALVRCLLDAETESAGLEAIRALAQDLRAGVERS, via the coding sequence ATGAGCGCGATCGACGAGCTCTTCGCACGCACGCGCAGCGAGGACCGCGCCGCACTGGTCGGCTACCTCCCGGCCGGGTTCCCTTCCAAGGAGCTGTCCGTCCGCGCGATCGAGGCCATGGTCGAGGGGGGAGTGGACCTCGTCGAGGTGGGCCTTCCCTACAGCGACCCCGTGATGGACGGCCCCGTCATCCAGGCCGCCGCCGACCAGGCGCTGCTCGGTGGCACCCGGCCCGCCGACGTCCTGGACGTCGTGCGCGCCAGCGCCGCGACCGGCGCACCGACCGTCGTCATGACCTACTGGAACCCCGTCGAGCGCTACGGGGTCGACCGCTTCGCCGCCGACCTCGCCGCCGCGGGAGGGTCGGGGCTCATCACGCCCGACCTGATCCCGGACGAGGGCGCCGAGTGGGTCGCGGCGTCGCACGCCCACGGCCTCGACCGGATCTTCCTGGTCGCGCCGTCGTCGACCGACGAGCGGCTGCAGATGACCGTCGAGGCCGCCAGTGGATTCGTCTACGCGACGGCCGTCATGGGCGTCACGGGCGCCCGCGACCAGACCAGCTCGCTGGGCGAGGAGCTCGTCGGCCGGGTCAAGAAGGTCACCGACAAGCCGGTCGGCGTGGGGCTGGGCGTCTCCAACGGGGCCCAGGCGCACGAGATCGCGGCCTACGCAGATGCTGTCATCGTCGGGTCCGCCCTCGTACGCTGTCTGCTGGACGCCGAGACCGAGTCCGCCGGGCTCGAGGCGATCCGCGCCCTGGCGCAGGACCTGCGCGCCGGCGTCGAGAGGAGCTGA
- the gltB gene encoding glutamate synthase large subunit — translation MRAQPQSVQKLPFAPLSTLPAAQGLYDPANEHDACGVAFVATLTGVPSNDIVAKGLTALRNLDHRGAVGGEPDTGDGAGILIQVPDRFLRAVGGVELPELGSYACGMAFLPVDPDTAAEARSAVEAIAVEENLTVLGWRDVPVNPEILGSMSRGAMPSFALLFLESAGEPLSGIALDRAAYGLRKRVEHELGVYFPSLSSRTLVYKGMLTTDQLEGFFPDLLDERMESALAIVHSRFSTNTFPSWPLAHPFRFVAHNGEINTARGNRNWMRAREALLESDLIPGDMQRLFPICDPHGSDTASLDEVLELLHLGGRSLPHAVMMMIPEAWENDTDMDPARRAFYEFHSSVMEAWDGPAAVCFTDGTQIGAVLDRNGLRPGRYWVTDDGLVVLASEAGVLDIDQKTIVRKGRLEPGKMFLLDLDEHRIIEDEEIKGALASEHPYDEWLYSGLVRFEDLPDLEHIVHTHASVTRRQQVFGYTEEELRILIAPMARTGAEAIGSMGTDTPIAAISDRPRQLFDYFSQLFAQVTNPPLDAIREEVVTSLAGTIGPERNLLAPSPASCRMLQLPFPVLDNDELAKIRHMNKDGDMPGFSVHVVRGLYDVHGGGEALRAKLAEICDEVSRAIADGARIIVLSDRHSNADLAPIPSLLLTGAVHHHMVREKLRTQAGLIIEAGDVREVHHVALLIGYGATAVNPYLVLETAEDLAREKVFVEGVAPGQALRNVVYGLGKGVLKVMSKIGVSTVASYTGAQIFEAVGLSHDVIEAYFTGTSSKLGGVGLDVLAQEVRARHLTAYPVSGISGTRRHLEVGGEYQWRRQGPEHLFDPETVFRLQHSTRTGSYEIFKQYTSRVDDQSERLMTLRGLFALPHEQGRAGLRPPIPIDEVEPVSEIVKRFSTGAMSYGSISQEAHETLAIAMNRLGAKSNTGEGGEDPERLYDPERRSAIKQVASGRFGVTSEYLTNADDIQIKMAQGAKPGEGGQLPGPKVYPWVARTRHSTPGVGLISPPPHHDIYSIEDLKQLIHDLKNANPSARVHVKLVSEVGVGTVAAGVSKAKADVVLVSGHDGGTGASPLTSLKHAGGPWELGLAETQQTLLLNGLRDRIVVQADGQLKTGRDVVIAALLGAEEFGFATAPLVVSGCIMMRVCHLDTCPVGVATQNKALREKYSGKAEYLVNFFTYIAQEVREHLAALGFRSIEEAVGHAEVIDTNRAVHHWKAEGLDLTPIFHVPELPEGASRHCTTSQDHALDRALDNELIALSADALERGEPVRAQVEIRNVNRTVGTMLGHEVTKRYRGEGLPENTIDLTFLGSAGQSFGAFVPKGITLRLEGDGNDYVGKGLSGGRIVVRPPRDVQFTAEAQIVAGNVIGFGATAGEIFLRGRVGERFCVRNSGASAVVEGVGDHALEYMTGGRVVILGPTGRNVAAGMSGGSAYVLDLDEDLVNRDMVETRPVPEATAVELERLVRKHQEETGSVVAEQLLAHWEQSLTRFTEIMPVNYRLVLEARAAAEAEGLSEEDTTARMMEVAARG, via the coding sequence ATGCGTGCCCAGCCCCAGTCCGTGCAGAAGCTGCCGTTCGCGCCGCTGTCGACGCTCCCCGCCGCGCAGGGTCTGTACGACCCCGCCAACGAGCACGACGCCTGCGGAGTCGCCTTCGTCGCGACGCTGACCGGCGTCCCGAGCAACGACATCGTCGCCAAGGGACTGACCGCCCTGCGCAACCTCGACCACCGAGGTGCGGTCGGCGGTGAGCCCGACACCGGTGACGGCGCGGGCATCCTGATCCAGGTGCCGGACCGGTTCCTTCGCGCAGTCGGCGGCGTCGAGCTGCCCGAGCTCGGTTCGTACGCGTGCGGCATGGCGTTCCTGCCCGTCGACCCCGACACCGCCGCCGAGGCGCGCTCCGCGGTCGAGGCGATCGCCGTGGAGGAGAACCTCACGGTGCTCGGCTGGCGCGACGTCCCGGTCAACCCCGAGATCCTCGGCTCGATGTCGCGTGGCGCGATGCCCTCGTTCGCCCTGCTGTTCCTGGAGTCCGCAGGCGAGCCGCTCAGCGGCATCGCCCTCGACCGCGCGGCGTACGGGCTGCGCAAGCGCGTCGAGCACGAGCTGGGCGTCTACTTCCCGTCGCTGTCGAGCCGCACCCTGGTCTACAAGGGCATGCTCACGACCGATCAGCTCGAGGGCTTCTTCCCCGACCTGCTCGACGAGCGCATGGAGTCCGCGCTCGCGATCGTGCACAGCCGGTTCTCGACCAACACCTTCCCCAGCTGGCCGCTCGCGCACCCGTTCCGCTTCGTGGCCCACAACGGTGAGATCAACACCGCGCGCGGCAACCGCAACTGGATGCGCGCCCGTGAGGCGCTGCTGGAGAGCGACCTGATCCCCGGCGACATGCAGCGGTTGTTCCCGATCTGCGATCCCCACGGCAGCGACACCGCCTCGCTCGACGAGGTGCTCGAGCTGCTGCACCTGGGCGGGCGGTCCCTCCCGCACGCGGTCATGATGATGATCCCCGAGGCGTGGGAGAACGACACCGACATGGACCCGGCCCGCCGGGCGTTCTACGAGTTCCACTCCTCGGTCATGGAGGCCTGGGACGGCCCCGCCGCGGTGTGCTTCACGGACGGCACCCAGATCGGTGCGGTCCTCGACCGCAACGGCCTGCGCCCGGGCCGCTACTGGGTCACCGACGACGGGCTGGTCGTGCTCGCGTCCGAGGCTGGCGTCCTCGACATCGACCAGAAGACGATCGTCCGCAAGGGTCGCCTCGAGCCGGGCAAGATGTTCCTGCTCGACCTCGACGAGCACCGCATCATCGAGGACGAGGAGATCAAGGGCGCGCTCGCGTCCGAGCACCCGTACGACGAGTGGCTCTACTCCGGACTGGTCCGCTTCGAGGACCTGCCCGATCTCGAGCACATCGTCCACACGCACGCCTCGGTCACCCGCCGTCAGCAGGTCTTCGGCTACACCGAGGAGGAGCTGCGCATCCTCATCGCGCCGATGGCCCGCACCGGCGCCGAGGCGATCGGCTCGATGGGCACCGACACGCCCATCGCGGCGATCTCGGACCGCCCCCGCCAGCTGTTCGACTACTTCTCGCAGCTCTTCGCGCAGGTGACGAACCCGCCGCTGGACGCGATCCGCGAGGAGGTCGTGACGTCGCTCGCCGGCACGATCGGCCCCGAGCGCAACCTGCTCGCGCCGAGCCCCGCGTCGTGCCGCATGCTGCAGCTGCCGTTCCCGGTGCTCGACAACGACGAGCTGGCCAAGATCCGGCACATGAACAAGGACGGCGACATGCCGGGCTTCTCGGTCCACGTCGTCCGCGGCCTGTACGACGTGCACGGTGGGGGAGAGGCGCTGCGCGCCAAGCTCGCCGAGATCTGCGACGAGGTCTCCCGCGCGATCGCCGACGGTGCCCGCATCATCGTGCTGTCCGACCGGCACTCCAACGCCGATCTCGCCCCGATCCCGTCGCTGCTGCTGACCGGCGCGGTGCACCACCACATGGTGCGCGAGAAGCTCCGCACCCAGGCCGGCCTGATCATCGAGGCCGGTGACGTCCGCGAGGTGCACCACGTCGCGCTGCTCATCGGCTACGGCGCGACCGCGGTGAACCCGTACCTCGTGCTCGAGACCGCCGAGGACCTCGCCCGCGAAAAGGTCTTCGTCGAGGGCGTCGCCCCGGGCCAGGCCCTGCGCAACGTCGTCTACGGCCTGGGCAAGGGCGTCCTGAAGGTCATGAGCAAGATCGGCGTCTCGACGGTCGCGTCCTACACCGGCGCGCAGATCTTCGAGGCCGTCGGCCTGTCGCACGACGTCATCGAGGCGTACTTCACCGGCACGTCCTCCAAGCTCGGCGGTGTCGGCCTGGACGTCCTCGCGCAGGAGGTCCGTGCACGCCACCTCACGGCGTACCCGGTCAGCGGCATCTCCGGCACGCGTCGCCACCTCGAGGTGGGCGGCGAGTACCAGTGGCGCCGGCAGGGTCCTGAGCACCTGTTCGACCCCGAGACGGTCTTCCGCCTGCAGCACTCGACACGCACGGGCTCGTACGAGATCTTCAAGCAGTACACCTCGCGCGTCGACGACCAGTCCGAGCGGCTCATGACGCTGCGCGGTCTGTTCGCCCTGCCGCACGAGCAGGGCCGGGCGGGGCTGCGTCCGCCGATCCCGATCGACGAGGTCGAGCCGGTCTCGGAGATCGTCAAGCGCTTCTCCACCGGTGCGATGTCCTACGGGTCGATCAGCCAGGAGGCGCACGAGACCCTCGCGATCGCGATGAACCGCCTCGGCGCCAAGTCCAACACGGGCGAGGGCGGCGAGGACCCCGAGCGCCTGTACGACCCCGAGCGTCGCTCGGCGATCAAGCAGGTCGCGTCGGGACGGTTCGGCGTGACGTCGGAGTACCTGACGAACGCCGACGACATCCAGATCAAGATGGCGCAGGGTGCCAAGCCCGGCGAGGGCGGCCAGCTGCCCGGACCCAAGGTCTACCCGTGGGTCGCCCGGACCCGTCACTCGACGCCCGGCGTCGGCCTCATCTCGCCGCCGCCGCACCACGACATCTACTCGATCGAGGACCTCAAGCAGCTCATCCACGACCTCAAGAACGCCAACCCGTCGGCACGCGTGCACGTCAAGCTCGTGTCCGAGGTCGGCGTCGGCACGGTCGCGGCCGGCGTCTCGAAGGCCAAGGCGGACGTCGTGCTGGTCTCGGGACACGACGGCGGCACGGGCGCGTCCCCGCTGACGTCGCTCAAGCACGCGGGCGGACCGTGGGAGCTCGGCCTCGCCGAGACGCAGCAGACGCTGCTGCTCAACGGACTGCGTGACCGTATCGTCGTGCAGGCCGACGGCCAGCTCAAGACCGGTCGGGACGTCGTCATCGCGGCGCTGCTCGGTGCCGAGGAGTTCGGCTTCGCGACCGCCCCGCTGGTCGTCAGCGGCTGCATCATGATGCGGGTCTGCCACCTCGACACCTGCCCCGTGGGCGTCGCGACGCAGAACAAGGCGCTGCGCGAGAAGTACTCCGGCAAGGCCGAGTACCTCGTCAACTTCTTCACGTACATCGCGCAGGAGGTGCGCGAGCACCTCGCCGCACTGGGCTTCCGCTCGATCGAGGAGGCCGTCGGTCACGCCGAGGTCATCGACACCAACCGCGCGGTGCACCACTGGAAGGCCGAGGGCCTGGACCTGACGCCGATCTTCCACGTGCCGGAGCTGCCCGAGGGTGCGTCGCGGCACTGCACGACGAGCCAGGACCACGCCCTTGACCGTGCGCTCGACAACGAGCTCATCGCGCTCAGCGCCGATGCGCTCGAGCGGGGCGAGCCGGTCCGCGCGCAGGTCGAGATCCGCAACGTCAACCGCACGGTCGGCACGATGCTGGGCCACGAGGTGACCAAGCGCTACCGCGGCGAGGGCCTGCCCGAGAACACGATCGACCTCACGTTCCTCGGCTCGGCGGGCCAGTCCTTCGGTGCGTTCGTGCCCAAGGGCATCACGCTGCGCCTCGAGGGCGACGGCAACGACTACGTCGGCAAGGGCCTGTCGGGCGGACGCATCGTGGTGCGGCCCCCGCGCGACGTCCAGTTCACCGCGGAGGCGCAGATCGTGGCCGGCAACGTCATCGGCTTCGGCGCGACGGCGGGCGAGATCTTCCTGCGCGGACGGGTCGGCGAGCGCTTCTGCGTCCGCAACTCCGGCGCCAGCGCGGTCGTGGAGGGCGTGGGCGACCACGCGCTCGAGTACATGACGGGTGGCCGGGTCGTCATCCTCGGCCCGACCGGACGCAACGTCGCGGCCGGCATGAGCGGCGGATCGGCGTACGTGCTCGATCTCGACGAGGACCTGGTCAATCGCGACATGGTCGAGACCCGGCCCGTGCCCGAGGCCACGGCTGTCGAGCTCGAACGCTTGGTGCGCAAGCATCAGGAGGAGACCGGCTCGGTCGTGGCCGAGCAGCTGCTCGCCCACTGGGAGCAGTCATTGACGAGATTCACCGAGATCATGCCGGTCAACTACCGGCTGGTCCTGGAGGCGCGCGCCGCCGCAGAGGCCGAGGGCCTGTCCGAGGAAGACACCACAGCACGCATGATGGAGGTGGCCGCACGTGGCTGA
- the trpB gene encoding tryptophan synthase subunit beta produces MTYAQPDTTGHFGRFGGRFMPEALIAPLDELDRAWTEAKADPAFMTELDRMLREYANVPSPLYEAHRFSEAAGARILLKREDLNHTGAHKIRNVIGQALLAKRIGKPRAIAETGAGQHGVASATACAYLDLECTVYMGEVDTGRQALNVARMRMLGAEVIPVTSGSRTLKDAINEALRDWVASVDTTSYLFGTAAGPHPFPSMVRDLTRGIGDEARRQVLALDGKLPDAAVACVGGGSNAIGLFTAFIDDADVRLVGIEAGGDGVESGRHAATITGGDVGVLHGARSFLLQDEDGQTVESHSISAGLDYPGVGPEHSFLADTGRASYVPATDAAAMSAFDLLCKTEGIIPAIESAHALAGALDLAKELGPDATILVNLSGRGDKDVHTAAEYFGLIDEPVVLEQGVEE; encoded by the coding sequence ATGACCTACGCACAGCCCGACACCACCGGCCACTTCGGACGCTTCGGCGGCCGCTTCATGCCCGAGGCGCTCATCGCCCCGCTCGACGAGCTCGACCGGGCCTGGACCGAGGCGAAGGCGGATCCGGCCTTCATGACCGAGCTCGACCGGATGCTCCGCGAGTACGCCAACGTGCCGAGCCCGCTGTACGAGGCGCACCGCTTCTCCGAGGCCGCGGGCGCGCGCATCCTGCTCAAGCGCGAGGACCTCAACCACACCGGCGCCCACAAGATCCGCAACGTGATCGGGCAGGCGCTGCTCGCCAAGCGCATCGGCAAGCCGCGCGCGATCGCCGAGACCGGGGCCGGTCAGCACGGGGTTGCCTCCGCGACGGCCTGCGCGTACCTCGACCTGGAGTGCACGGTCTACATGGGCGAGGTCGACACCGGGCGACAGGCCCTGAACGTCGCGCGCATGCGGATGCTGGGCGCCGAGGTCATCCCCGTCACGAGCGGCAGCCGCACGCTCAAGGACGCGATCAACGAGGCCCTGCGCGACTGGGTCGCGAGTGTGGACACCACGTCGTACCTGTTCGGCACGGCCGCGGGACCGCACCCGTTCCCCAGCATGGTGCGTGACCTGACCCGCGGCATCGGCGACGAGGCCCGGCGGCAGGTGCTGGCCCTCGACGGCAAGCTGCCCGACGCGGCCGTCGCGTGCGTCGGCGGCGGCTCCAACGCGATCGGCCTGTTCACTGCCTTCATCGACGACGCGGACGTCCGTCTGGTCGGCATCGAGGCCGGCGGCGACGGCGTCGAGTCCGGTCGTCACGCCGCGACGATCACGGGCGGCGACGTCGGCGTGCTGCACGGCGCGCGGTCGTTCCTGCTGCAGGACGAGGACGGCCAGACCGTCGAGTCGCACTCGATCTCCGCAGGCCTGGACTATCCCGGTGTCGGCCCCGAGCACTCGTTCCTGGCCGACACGGGCCGCGCGTCGTACGTGCCGGCGACCGACGCGGCCGCGATGTCGGCGTTCGACCTGCTGTGCAAGACCGAGGGCATCATCCCCGCGATCGAGTCGGCGCACGCACTGGCCGGCGCGCTCGACCTGGCCAAGGAGCTCGGTCCGGACGCGACGATCCTGGTCAACCTCTCGGGCCGCGGCGACAAGGACGTGCACACCGCCGCGGAGTACTTCGGGCTGATCGATGAGCCGGTCGTCCTGGAGCAGGGGGTCGAGGAATGA
- the lgt gene encoding prolipoprotein diacylglyceryl transferase: protein MLAYIPSPSEGVWHLGPLPLRAYALGIIIGALVAIWIGERRYQARGGRAGIIGDVAIWAIPFGIVGARIYHVATDPELYFGEGRNALDVFLIWKGGLGIWGAVAGGALGAYIACRRYGVSFSAVADALAPALLVAQAIGRIGNYFNQELFGKPTDLPWALEISPEHRPSGYLDQATFHPTFLYELLWNLAAAALIIAIDRKFRLTNGRAFALYAMLYTAGRFWIEQLRIDEANHVALFGADVRFNVLTSVVVFLLALTWFVVARKRPAAPADEGAVQDVRSDRD from the coding sequence ATGCTCGCGTACATCCCGAGCCCCTCCGAGGGCGTGTGGCACCTCGGACCGCTGCCGCTCCGGGCGTACGCGCTGGGCATCATCATCGGCGCCCTCGTGGCGATCTGGATCGGCGAGCGCCGGTACCAGGCGCGCGGGGGACGTGCGGGCATCATCGGCGACGTCGCGATCTGGGCGATCCCGTTCGGCATCGTCGGAGCGCGGATCTATCACGTCGCGACCGATCCCGAGCTCTACTTCGGCGAGGGCCGCAACGCCCTCGACGTCTTCCTCATCTGGAAGGGTGGCCTGGGCATCTGGGGCGCGGTCGCGGGAGGCGCGCTCGGGGCGTACATCGCGTGCCGCAGGTACGGCGTCTCGTTCTCGGCCGTGGCCGACGCGCTCGCGCCTGCGCTGCTCGTCGCCCAGGCGATCGGCCGGATCGGCAACTACTTCAACCAGGAGCTGTTCGGCAAGCCGACGGACCTGCCGTGGGCGCTGGAGATCTCCCCGGAGCACCGCCCGTCGGGCTACCTCGACCAGGCGACGTTCCACCCCACGTTCCTTTACGAGCTGTTGTGGAACCTTGCCGCGGCGGCGCTGATCATCGCGATCGACCGCAAGTTCAGGCTGACCAACGGTCGCGCGTTCGCGCTCTACGCGATGCTCTACACCGCAGGTCGGTTCTGGATCGAGCAGCTGCGCATCGACGAGGCCAACCACGTCGCACTGTTCGGTGCGGACGTGCGGTTCAACGTCCTCACGTCGGTGGTCGTGTTCCTCCTCGCCCTCACGTGGTTCGTCGTGGCGCGCAAGCGGCCCGCCGCGCCCGCGGACGAGGGAGCCGTGCAGGACGTGCGTTCCGACCGGGACTGA
- a CDS encoding universal stress protein, producing MPKTILVGVDGSDSARQAAQTAAELAAATGARLHVVTAVDERTRTEDEVVMGDVRLLTPGERAEAIAAEVASSLSGITAEVHVGLAHGKPGDALVQVAKDIGADLIVVGNRRVQGIGRILGSVATDVAHHAPCDVYIVKTV from the coding sequence ATGCCGAAGACCATTCTGGTCGGAGTCGACGGAAGCGACAGCGCACGTCAGGCCGCACAGACCGCCGCCGAGCTCGCTGCCGCCACCGGCGCCCGTCTCCACGTCGTGACCGCAGTCGACGAGAGGACGCGGACGGAGGACGAGGTCGTCATGGGCGACGTCCGTCTGCTGACGCCGGGCGAGCGTGCGGAGGCCATCGCGGCCGAGGTCGCGAGCTCGTTGTCGGGCATCACCGCCGAGGTCCACGTGGGACTCGCGCACGGCAAGCCCGGCGACGCCCTGGTGCAGGTCGCCAAGGACATCGGCGCCGATCTCATCGTGGTCGGCAACCGGCGCGTGCAGGGGATCGGTCGCATCCTGGGAAGCGTCGCCACCGACGTGGCCCACCACGCGCCCTGCGACGTCTACATCGTCAAGACCGTCTGA
- the trpC gene encoding indole-3-glycerol phosphate synthase TrpC yields MSVLDEILVGVAEDLETRMAATSLEDLKQQASRQPPALDPMPAFRSDGVSVIAEVKRSSPSEGRLATIKDPAALATDYAAGGAAAISVLTEERRFGGTLADLRAVRGTVDVPLLRKDFITTSYQLWEARAAGADMALLIVAALEQIALESLIERARSIGLTPLVEVNDEAEVKRAVDAGADLIGVNARNLKTLEVDRGTFERLAPLIPDTAVKVAASGVRGPRDVIDYAKSGANVVLVGETLVRGDDPRASVADLVAAGVHPALQQHRW; encoded by the coding sequence ATGTCAGTGCTCGACGAGATCCTGGTCGGTGTGGCCGAGGACCTGGAGACGCGCATGGCCGCGACCAGCCTCGAAGACCTCAAGCAGCAGGCGTCGCGCCAGCCCCCTGCGCTGGACCCGATGCCGGCCTTCCGGTCGGACGGCGTCTCGGTGATCGCCGAGGTCAAGCGGTCGAGCCCCAGCGAGGGCCGGCTCGCGACCATCAAGGACCCCGCCGCGCTGGCGACGGACTACGCCGCAGGCGGTGCCGCAGCGATCAGCGTGCTGACCGAGGAGCGCCGTTTCGGCGGCACGCTGGCCGACCTGCGCGCGGTCCGCGGCACGGTCGACGTCCCGCTGCTGCGCAAGGACTTCATCACGACCTCCTACCAGCTGTGGGAGGCACGCGCGGCCGGCGCCGACATGGCGCTGCTCATCGTCGCGGCCCTCGAGCAGATCGCGCTGGAGAGCCTCATCGAGCGGGCGCGGTCGATCGGCCTGACCCCCCTGGTGGAGGTCAACGACGAGGCCGAGGTCAAGCGCGCGGTCGACGCCGGCGCCGACCTGATCGGCGTCAACGCCCGCAACCTCAAGACGCTCGAGGTCGACCGTGGCACGTTCGAGCGCCTCGCCCCCCTCATCCCCGACACCGCGGTCAAGGTCGCGGCCTCGGGTGTGCGCGGTCCGCGCGACGTCATCGACTACGCCAAGTCCGGCGCCAACGTCGTGCTGGTCGGCGAGACCCTCGTTCGCGGCGACGACCCCCGGGCCAGCGTCGCGGACCTCGTCGCGGCCGGCGTCCATCCCGCGCTTCAGCAGCACCGCTGGTAG
- a CDS encoding UbiA family prenyltransferase has product MSVPGALVRSSHPEPAFAVTLVAMLLATTWDASSGTALLIGVAALTGQLTVGWTNDLVDLDRDRRAGRQDKPIATGELRPGVVRAAVTVAVVATVVASLALGVLPGTLHLALVAGGWAYNLGLKRTVLSWLPYAACFGGLPVVVSLASRDEPGPWWTVAAGALLGTGAHLVNAVPDLEDDRLTGVRGLPHRLGARRSIDVATALLLIGTVVTVVVPVRGLDPVAVVALVAAGALALAGRTSSGRGPFRAAIGIALVDVVALLLRT; this is encoded by the coding sequence ATGTCCGTCCCGGGGGCGCTGGTCCGCTCCAGCCACCCCGAGCCCGCGTTCGCCGTGACCCTCGTGGCGATGCTGCTCGCGACGACGTGGGACGCCTCGTCGGGCACGGCGCTGCTGATCGGCGTCGCAGCGCTCACGGGCCAGCTGACCGTGGGCTGGACCAACGACCTGGTGGACCTGGACCGCGACCGACGAGCGGGCCGACAGGACAAGCCGATCGCGACCGGCGAGCTGCGACCCGGGGTCGTGCGCGCCGCCGTGACGGTCGCGGTGGTCGCCACGGTCGTGGCCTCGCTGGCCCTCGGCGTCCTCCCCGGCACGCTGCACCTCGCTCTGGTGGCGGGGGGCTGGGCGTACAACCTCGGGCTCAAACGCACGGTGCTGTCGTGGCTGCCGTACGCGGCGTGCTTCGGGGGCCTGCCCGTCGTGGTGTCGCTCGCATCGCGGGACGAGCCCGGCCCGTGGTGGACGGTCGCCGCCGGCGCGCTGCTGGGCACCGGGGCGCACCTCGTCAACGCGGTGCCGGACCTCGAGGACGACCGGCTCACCGGCGTCCGGGGGCTGCCCCACCGGCTCGGAGCCCGTCGCTCGATCGATGTCGCGACCGCCCTGCTCCTGATCGGCACGGTCGTGACGGTCGTGGTGCCGGTCCGCGGGCTCGATCCTGTGGCGGTCGTCGCGCTCGTCGCGGCCGGTGCCCTGGCGCTGGCGGGGCGGACGTCGTCCGGCCGCGGCCCCTTCCGGGCGGCCATCGGCATCGCGCTCGTGGACGTCGTGGCGCTCCTGCTCCGCACCTGA
- a CDS encoding VIT1/CCC1 transporter family protein, protein MTDDPAPLPDPGQVGHEHPDVNGGWLRPAVFGAMDGLVSNFALMMGVVGGTAESGTQPVVLAGLAGLAAGAFSMAAGEYTSVASQRELALAQVEIERDEIRLNRAAEEAELAAVFVDNGVDEELARAIAKEIHDDPERALKVHAREELGVDTDELASPRLAAVSSFFAFAVGALIPLLSYLVGIESAWPAIVLSLLGLFGCGALVTRVTSRTWWYGGLRQLVLGGAAAGLTYLIGQGVGASLG, encoded by the coding sequence ATGACCGATGACCCAGCACCGCTGCCGGATCCCGGGCAGGTCGGGCACGAGCACCCCGACGTCAACGGCGGATGGCTGCGACCGGCGGTGTTCGGTGCGATGGACGGGCTGGTCTCCAACTTCGCCCTGATGATGGGCGTGGTGGGCGGCACCGCCGAGTCCGGCACCCAGCCCGTGGTCCTGGCCGGGCTCGCGGGACTGGCCGCCGGAGCGTTCTCGATGGCGGCGGGGGAGTACACCTCGGTCGCGAGCCAGCGTGAGCTCGCCCTCGCCCAGGTCGAGATCGAGCGCGACGAGATCCGGCTCAACCGAGCGGCGGAGGAGGCCGAGCTCGCGGCGGTGTTCGTCGACAACGGGGTCGACGAGGAGCTCGCCCGCGCGATCGCCAAGGAGATCCACGACGATCCCGAACGGGCCCTCAAGGTCCACGCACGGGAGGAGCTCGGGGTCGACACCGACGAGCTGGCCTCGCCGAGGCTCGCAGCCGTCTCGTCCTTCTTCGCCTTCGCGGTGGGCGCGCTCATCCCGCTGCTGTCCTATCTCGTCGGTATCGAGAGCGCCTGGCCCGCGATCGTGCTGTCGCTGCTCGGCCTGTTCGGGTGCGGCGCCCTCGTGACCCGGGTGACCTCGCGGACGTGGTGGTACGGCGGGCTCCGACAGCTCGTGCTCGGCGGCGCTGCTGCCGGACTGACGTACCTCATCGGCCAGGGGGTCGGTGCGTCGCTCGGCTGA